One segment of Anopheles stephensi strain Indian chromosome 3, UCI_ANSTEP_V1.0, whole genome shotgun sequence DNA contains the following:
- the LOC118510392 gene encoding bifunctional endo-1,4-beta-xylanase XylA-like isoform X2, with amino-acid sequence MFKFVLISAVLVAAAVCAAPADNKPGQQGRSDGLDQAESAWNNPNAWNAQNTWGRDPAAWNHPNSWNHGNTWNHPTAWNRGYNNRYDPANRWAAGTDPWNRYGAGAGWNSWAGRGAAAGWPAAGGAAANRWNAW; translated from the exons ATGTTCAAATTTGTGCTGATCAGTGCTGTTTTGGTGGCCGCTGCCGTCTGTGCTGCTCCGGCCGATAACAAACCGGGCCAGCAGGGCCGTTCCGATGGGCTGGACCAGGCGGAGTCGGCCTGGAACAACCCGAACGCCTGGAACGCGCAGAACACCTGGGGCCGGGACCCTGCCGCCTGGAACCATCCGAACTCGTGGAACCATGGTAACACGTGGAACCACCCGACTGCCTGGAACCGTGGATACAACAACC gCTACGATCCTGCCAACCGTTGGGCTGCCGGTACTGACCCGTGGAACCGCTACGGGGCCGGTGCTGGCTGGAACAGCTGGGCCGGACGTGGAGCCGCTGCTGGATGGccggctgctggtggtgccgcTGCCAACCGCTGGAACGCATGGTAA
- the LOC118510392 gene encoding bifunctional endo-1,4-beta-xylanase XylA-like isoform X1, with protein sequence MFKFVLISAVLVAAAVCAAPADNKPGQQGRSDGLDQAESAWNNPNAWNAQNTWGRDPAAWNHPNSWNHGNTWNHPTAWNRGYNNRNDMNTAARSGYDPANRWAAGTDPWNRYGAGAGWNSWAGRGAAAGWPAAGGAAANRWNAW encoded by the exons ATGTTCAAATTTGTGCTGATCAGTGCTGTTTTGGTGGCCGCTGCCGTCTGTGCTGCTCCGGCCGATAACAAACCGGGCCAGCAGGGCCGTTCCGATGGGCTGGACCAGGCGGAGTCGGCCTGGAACAACCCGAACGCCTGGAACGCGCAGAACACCTGGGGCCGGGACCCTGCCGCCTGGAACCATCCGAACTCGTGGAACCATGGTAACACGTGGAACCACCCGACTGCCTGGAACCGTGGATACAACAACCGTAATGACATGAACACCGCTGCTCGATCAG gCTACGATCCTGCCAACCGTTGGGCTGCCGGTACTGACCCGTGGAACCGCTACGGGGCCGGTGCTGGCTGGAACAGCTGGGCCGGACGTGGAGCCGCTGCTGGATGGccggctgctggtggtgccgcTGCCAACCGCTGGAACGCATGGTAA